From one Gossypium hirsutum isolate 1008001.06 chromosome D08, Gossypium_hirsutum_v2.1, whole genome shotgun sequence genomic stretch:
- the LOC121219872 gene encoding uncharacterized protein encodes MLHHALMLLVSLESMMNVLKESNTKKIDKKRRKDEFLSQLTEEEDEHEGFIDEVSAIRQATRESIQSQHEWHRREEFRRSTGGWDNIYEKGRSSHGSAREHNRERTSKSIPGESEFTLRGAIPELVRSKSSKQPKVNDSFLKSFRRKIGEAVSKFIIYERLPFQLASSPWLYNLIQVATEVGQGVKLPTPYEVSDVYLESEYQRVHDWVNVLKTH; translated from the exons atgttgcaccatgccctaatgttactg gtGTCATTAGAGAGTATGATGAATGTACTAAAAGAAAGCAACacaaagaaaatagacaaaaagaggagaaaagatgAATTCTTATCTCAATTAACAGAAGAGGAGGATGAGCACGAGGGATTCATTGATGAGGTTTCTGCTATAAGGCAAGCAACTCGAGAAAGTATCCAATCACAACACGAGTGGCATAGAAGGGAAGAATTCAGACGAAGTACTGGTGGTTGGGATAACATTTATGAAAAAGGGCGATCTTCTCATGGATCAGCTAGAGAACATAATAGAGAAAGAACAAGTAAATCTATTCCAGGTGAGTCTGAGTTTACCTTAAGGGGAGCTATACCTGAATTGGTTAGAAGCAAAAGTTCAAAGCAACCAAAGGTCAATGActcttttttaaagagttttcgaaggaagataggtgaagcggtatctaaatttataatatatgaaagacttccttttcaattagcaagctctccatggttgtataacttaattcaagtggCAACAGAAGTTGGACAAGGTGTAAAGCTCCCAACACCTTATGAGGTTTCAGATGTGTATTTGGAGTCAGAGTATCAACGAGTTCATGATTGGGTAAATGTACTAAAGACTCATTAG